One window from the genome of Cucumis melo cultivar AY chromosome 10, USDA_Cmelo_AY_1.0, whole genome shotgun sequence encodes:
- the LOC127151208 gene encoding serine/threonine-protein phosphatase 7 long form homolog, translated as MALNRGPIDPDVLYDQNIHRSETVWDDRNTPEINCRRREAVVQRTIPLHRKILPLLRASGFYGLARLGFIQLDWHLITALLERWRPETHTFHMPVGECTITLQDVEVLVGLPTDGEPVIGQMHDDWLHVCQELLGVIPPPEQIRGQRLSLTWLGAEFHELANDADEETITRYARAYILQLMGGSIFVDKSTRYVHLMFLPFLANLHHTGQYSWGGACLAWLYRQLCKASKQGVREIAGPLILLQIWAWERFPIVAPQLLHVNANQLHGRAYGSRWRDQFCVTRSATHVVSQYRYMFDLLQPSQIVWEPYKTVIDSLPHFCTNGHNIWQTISPLICFYIGEWHHPDRVLRQFGIQQAVPRDCNTEPLLHNIDLRTADWSDRVAHLVMRWHNRRRFTATGPPIEQFYMDVTQEYIHWYKNISKLYITQPGAAMSHLRSNNIRLRNVADDPQQVLNICNDNEQYMENIHYMYDVPIVPAPVQRRRPLVQEPDQLEEVDQHGEEVPPMTQTQSEHNYVSPVMMMPTFGTTYYDSGVGQSSDFGRGYYNSEAGQSSTDFGQQYYDLGSDPSSSYMHGHGRGRGEHNEYLYYEVPAAVPEESDELQQ; from the exons aTGGCATTAAACCGAGGACCAATTGATCCGGACGTTTTATATGATCAGAACATTCACCGATCAGAAACTGTGTGGGATGATCGTAATACGCCCGAGATAAACTGTAGACGACGTGAGGCAGTTGTCCAACGTACTATCCCACTACACCGCAAAATACTTCCACTGTTACGTGCTTCAGGATTTTATGGGCTTGCCAGATTGGGGTTCATCCAGTTAGACTGGCATCTGATCACTGCACTTTTGGAGAGATGGAGACCGGAGACACATACATTTCACATGCCAGTTGGAGAGTGCACAATTACGTTACAGGATGTGGAAGTTTTGGTGGGATTACCGACTGATGGCGAGCCCGTTATCGGTCAGATGCATGATGATTGGTTGCATGTTTGCCAAGAGTTACTTGGTGTGATCCCACCTCCTGAACAAATTAGGGGGCAGAGATTGAGTTTAACATGGTTGGGGGCAGAGTTTCATGAATTGGCTAACGATGCCGATGAGGAAACTATCACACGTTATGCACGAGCATATATTTTACAGTTGATGGGTGGGAGTATTTTTGTCGATAAATCAACTCGTTATGTGCACCTAATGTTTCTACCATTCTTAGCTAATCTGCACCACACGGGGCAATATTCTTGGGGTGGAGCCTGTTTGGCATGGTTGTATAGACAATTATGCAAGGCATCCAAACAAGGTGTTCGTGAAATAGCTGGGCCACTAATATTGTTACAAATATGGGCTTGGGAACGATTCCCAATAGTGGCTCCGCAACTTCTACATGTCAATGCTAATCAATTACACGGTCGAGCTTATGGTTCAAG ATGGAGAGATCAATTTTGTGTGACAAGATCGGCTACACATGTAGTCTCTCAGTATAGGTACATGTTTGATCTTCTTCAACCTAGTCAG ATTGTCTGGGAGCCATACAAAACTGTCATAGATAGCTTACCACATTTTTGTACAAACGGACACAACATATGGCAGACGATTAGTCCTCTCATATGTTTCTACATTGGTGAGTGGCATCATCCTGATAGAGTACTTAGACAGTTTGGTATTCAACAAGCTGTTCCACGTGACTGTAATACTGAACCACTGTTGCACAACATTGACCTGAGGACTGCTGATTGGTCAGATAGAGTTGCTCATTTAGTAATGCGATGGCATAATCGCAGAAGGTTTACTGCTACGGGACCTCCAATTGAGCAGTTTTATATGGATGTaactcaagaatacatccaTTGGTACAAAAACATTAGCAAGCTCTATATCACCCAACCGGGAGCTGCTATGAGTCATCTG aGATCAAACAATATTAGACTTCGGAATGTTGCAGATGATCCACAACAGGTTCTAAATATATGCAACGATAACGAGCAGTACATGGAGAACATCCACTATATGTACGATGTCCCTATTGTACCTGCTCCTGTTCAGAGGAGACGTCCTCTAGTGCAAGAGCCCGATCAATTGGAAGAAGTTGACCAACACGGGGAAGAAGTGCCTCCAATGACACAGACACAAAGCGAGCATAATTACGTTAGTCCAGTAATGATGATGCCAACATTTGGAACGACATATTATGATTCAGGAGTCGGTCAATCGTCAGACTTTGGAAGAGGATATTACAATTCAGAGGCAGGTCAATCATCAACGGACTTTGGGCAACAATACTATGATTTAGGGAGTGATCCATCGTCTTCATACATGCATGGTCACGGTCGTGGTCGTGGAGAACATAATGAATATTTGTACTACGAAGTGCCTGCAGCGGTACCCGAGGAATCAGATGAGCTACAGCAATAA
- the LOC127151168 gene encoding uncharacterized protein LOC127151168 — translation MVATNEYTEFRTETDDEFEEMDFDGCEYEVPSNTFTDLDMNAVDAIQEHDPIIVPMVTDNTKLYTGMICENKEMLQHMVKCFAIKSHAPYEVVESTPTKWVIRCKKSNEGCKWRLRAIMKKSHGLFEITKLSDQHTCFYSELSQSHVQLDSSMLAREFFEFVREKPSISVASLQSMIKEKFGYHVSYRRAWDGKKKAVAKVFGDWDESYKLLPRWLYMVKHTNPGTLVEWRVQATPIEGHVILSSVFWAFGPCIEAFSRCRPLIQIDGTHLYGKYRGKLLIATSIDSNGHLLPLAFAVVEEESADSWGWFLRHLKQIVTHDEICLLSDRHAGIISAVNNLDN, via the coding sequence ATGGTAGCTACCAACGAATACACAGAGTTTAGAACAGAAACTGATGACGAATTTGAAGAGATGGATTTCGATGGTTGTGAATATGAAGTTCCATCTAATACATTTACTGATTTAGACATGAATGCAGTAGATGCCATTCAAGAACACGATCCAATTATAGTTCCAATGGTGACTGACAACACCAAATTGTACACGGGAATGATTTGTGAAAATAAAGAAATGCTGCAACATATGGTTAAGTGCTTTGCTATTAAGAGTCACGCACCATATGAAGTAGTAGAGTCTACACCGACAAAGTGGGTCATCCGATGTAAAAAGTCGAACGAAGGTTGCAAATGGAGACTTCGTGCAATAATGAAGAAATCTCATGGTTTATTTGAGATCACAAAGTTATCTGACCAACATACTTGCTTTTACTCAGAACTTAGTCAAAGTCATGTGCAATTGGATTCTTCAATGCTTGCACGAGAGTTTTTTGAATTTGTCAGAGAAAAACCATCAATAAGTGTTGCGTCACTGCAATCCATGATCAAGGAAAAGTTTGGCTACCATGTTTCTTACCGTAGGGCTTGGGATGGTAAAAAAAAAGCAGTAGCCAAAGTGTTTGGCGATTGGGATGAGTCGTACAAATTATTACCTAGGTGGTTGTATATGGTGAAGCATACCAATCCTGGAACACTCGTTGAATGGAGGGTACAGGCCACACCTATCGAAGGCCATGTCATCTTATCATCAGTATTTTGGGCATTTGGTCCATGTATAGAAGCCTTTAGTAGATGTAGGCCACTTATTCAAATCGACGGCACTCACCTGTATGGCAAGTATCGAGGAAAGTTATTAATTGCTACATCTATTGATTCAAATGGTCATCTTCTACCATTAGCATTTGCTGTTGTTGAAGAAGAGTCTGCAGATTCATGGGGATGGTTTTTACGACATCTAAAACAAATTGTGACCCATGACGAGATATGCTTACTTTCCGATCGACATGCTGGCATTATATCGGCGGTTAACAATCTGGATAATTGA